The Tachysurus vachellii isolate PV-2020 chromosome 21, HZAU_Pvac_v1, whole genome shotgun sequence region GACTGAACTAAGAtcttacaaagaaaaaagatctgCATTCCAGCAACtacagaaatatgtttttgcaTGCCATATCACCACATCATTTCTAAAAAATCTGGCCACACTGCAACccaatttttttactttaatgctCCACTTCTTATATAGTCAAGGAAATCAGATGAGACGTTCTCTCATTTAAGATTAAGAGCAGCGCCATCTCATAGAAACAGGCTAAGGAACCAAGTGCATCAGCAGTGCtagggctgatttctttctatctcAGACTGTAGATTTATGAAGAAGACGAATCTTTTATCAGTTACATCAGACTGACGACACAGCCCCtggatttcatctttatttgTGCTTATGTTTTTCAGCCTACTTCCCTGACACATCCGCAACACACCACGCTGGTGTAATGAATGTGAacaaagtggattatttttccCCATCATCCTTTTTTCAACCTTAAATGTGCTTGGAGGAGAAACAAAATGTAAGGTGAATAATGGTAAATATATTGACTCTTAATTAATCATGTGAGGATGTGTAATTATTTGTCCCTCATCCTTCTTATTATACCATCACTAAAGTCTTGTGAAATAAATTACTCTATTACTCAACACGAACAGTTGAATTGTTCTAATATCACCACTAGCTGTCACTGGCTTAGACTGAAAGTCTGAATtggtttaaatttaatttgcattcatttcatttcttgacAGAAGTCAACAACTGCCCTAAGGTGTCTTAATAAGCCTCTTGTCgggttaaaataaaagaaaccgCAGGAGTATTTTTACTGGTGGTTTTCCATGAAACTTTTTTTCACCACTTTTAAAGCTACTACGTTTAGCAATAatgtgattttatatttattagcaAGTTTGACACGTGACTGAATTTAAATAGGTTCGATTCAAACACCAACATATTAAAACATGTCAGGCTATAAATACGCTTTACACGGACCGAATGTATTCTGCTGGCAGAAGTTTCAGGAATTAAAAAGCCGTATAACATCAATAAACACCCGGAATTCCATTGTACAAATTTCAACATTAAGCATAATATTTAAagacacactgcactacacccCATATGAGCTTACTCCAAAAAACATTAGCCAAAAAGTGGAAAGCAtacaattgtctagaatgtaGTATAACAGAGATTTTTCCCTTCACTAAAACTAAGAGGCACAATCCTGTTTCAGCATGAAActtgcccctgtgcacaaagcaagctccattaAACCACGGTTCATCTTCCAGCTTGACGTAGAGGAGCTCAAGcagcctgcacagagccctgacctcgaCCTCACTGAACGTCTTTGGTACGAACTGAAATGCCAACTGTATTCCAGGCCTCTTGTCCAAACATCAATGCACAACCTTACCCATGTTCTCATGGGCAAACTAACAAATCCTCCCagcaaaatctaaaatctaGAGAAAAGGCTTTTAGTTAGATTTCATTATGGGTGTCATGGTGAGGTGTCCATACACTTTTGTAAACAGGATTAGTTAAAAAATCTACACTGAAGGGGGGTCAGTGAAATAGTATTGTTTTTACAGTTAGAGAGGTCTTTGGAACACAAAGCTGTTCTAGACTACAGCTGAGGTCGAAACCAACCACTAACTGATTAGTGGAATAAAAGTAAGAGAGATGCATGTGTGTGGATGGATACCTGAGAGTTGCGGGGACACGCGGCCCGTGGGGAGCGGCTCAGAGCGCGGAGCCACAGCGCGGAGACTCCACTGGCGCATGATCCACTCAGCACCGGGGCTCGGGGACAACGCCTGCACACATCACCGTACTCTGTCAGCCTGGATCACACAACTATGACAAACTATGACAAGTGAAGCACGGGGAAATGTAGATAACAATAACCCGCAGTCATGGCGTTTGTTTGCGCGGCTCGTGCGTGCCAATGTTCGGGCGCTGCTGCAGTTTTCGGTGCTTTAGCTTTAGCAAGCGAGCAGCTAAGCGCTTTGGCCAAAACACGAGctgaaaattattttattattattgctttagTGCTCGTCTGATAATGTTCTAATGCAGGGAAATCCCTCAAAATCCAAATCAGAGCAACAGAAAATGCAAAGCTGGTAGTGTTAATAATGCAAACTAGTCCACAAGCCTGTAAGGAAATGCATCGCCGCGGATTCCGGATACTTTTTTAAGGATTGCGGACGCACGCGAAATGGCAGCGGAGCTCTGATGAATAGCTGAAGAAGTGCCATAAGTGCTGTAAGCGTTAGCAAAGCGAGCTAACgccgtgcacacacactcacctcgcCGTGCAGCTTAACTCCGCTCCCCCCGGCTTTCAGCTCGGCCCAGCTGCACTTGGCTAATGAAGGTGATCCGGGAAGGGTCACATTGTCCCGGGATGCTGCAGTGGTTGTGTGGTTCGGTGCATGAGCCGCCTCTGCGTTTACTGACCTCTCACCCGCGGCGAACTTCATACAGGAAGTGCTTGTGATTCCACCAGGAGGACTGAGGAACTTTCGGTACACTGTATTCATCATAACTCATAAATGAAACTGATTTCTGACATTTTATaccatatgtatgtatgtgtgtgtatatatatatatatatatatacatatacatatacatagatagatagatagatagatagatagatagatagatagatagatagaactttattgtcattttgcacttttggcatctaccagaagtgtaAAGAgtaaatagacaagtgcagataaatatgtaaacatatgtacagtatgcaataaataaataaataaataaataaatagttatatacagtatgtaaccaTATGTACAGCGTGTGATATATATATTGTGAAATATTAGGCAGAATTTACAGTAGggtatatatagatacacataataaaatagtgcagatgtatgtaaggcacaatatgtgtagagaatGAGGAATATATGAGGAGTGTATTTTGAGGAGTATCTTTGTATATTTACTGTGTATCTAAGTAACAAGCAAAAGTACAGTTTTGGACAGaggtccatcacagggcaccatgcagacacaaattaatacattcatttacaATTCATTCAATTAAGCATGACCAGTTATCCTGCTGGCATGTTTTAGGAGGTGGAAGAATACCAGAGAGCCCAGAGGAGAACATTCAAAACTCCATACCAACAGAACCTGATCTTTGGCTTGTGCTGGAGATGTAGGAGTGCAACATTTGTGAAGCAGCAAACAGCGAAAAGTACTTCTTCTAAATATCAACGTTGCTTGTCCAACGAAATTAGTGGACTGAATATAACTGTTTTATAGAATAATACTAAAACAATGCGGTCGGTCAGTAAAGACAACATTGCATAAAGCCTCAGATAACATTTAACTGTAATTAGTTCAAATGTCATGTGTTGTTCgcttttaataaattaaaatttgtaattgttttttcacattttatttcctaCTTCTaggctaatatattttatattcctgttaatGCTATGATTATCCATGTTGTATGGGGAAAATAATCACTTCTACtatttatagttttaaaaatgacaaaactgaCTTGTGAAAGTGCGTCTGTTCTCTGTGACTAAGGATCTGTGGGAGGAAAGGTTTTAGACAACTTTAGGGGACTTGACAGACGGTTTTTACCACAGAGTTTGCTAAACTGACTCCTTACCCAGCATGATCTTGCTGCAGTGTTTGCTTATTTTCTACTTagtctctcgctctttctttcacacactcacattgttttatttacttacttcaCTGGGTTGGCCACCCTTGGTCTACATAAGAGCTGCAGTAAGTGGCACACCTCAGACAGTTGAAGCAAGTGTTTGGAGCCAACACCTCGTGTCCTCTAGGGTGAAAATGAACTGGGCTTTTCTTCAGGGCCTTGTCAGTGGCGTCAATAAGTACTCCACTGCTTTTGGTCGAATATGGCTGTCTTTGGTTTTCATCTTCCGTCTGCTAGTGCTGCTGGTGGCTGCTGAGAAGGTGTGGGGTGATGAGCAGAGGGAGTTCGACTGCAACACCAGAGAGCCAGGCTGCCACAATGTCTGCTATGACCATTTCTTTCCCATATCTCCCTCTCGCCTGTGGGCACTCCAGCTCATCTTTGTCACATGCCCTTCTCTCCTGGTGGTCCTGCATGTGGCGTACAGGGATGACCGTGAGCGGAAGCACGAGCTGAAGTACGGCGAAGGCTGTTCTCATCTCTACAAAGACACCAGCAAGAAGCAAGGGGGTCTGTGGTGGACATATCTCTTCAGCCTTATAGTCAAGATGGCAGTGGATGCCGTGTTCATCTTTCTTGTGTTCTACATATATGAGGCCACCTTCTTTCCTTTGCTGGTGAGATGTCAAGAGGCTCCTTGCCCTCAGGTGACTGACTGCTACATCAGCCGGTCTACAGAGAAGCGCATATTCACCATCTTCCTAGTGGTGGTCAGCTTGGTCTGTATCCTGCTGACATTTTGCGAGATACTGTACTTAATTTTTAAGCGCTGCCATGAATGTGTCATCTCGCAAAAGCTCAACAAACGTGAGAGACATAATGCATCATTATTTTCTCAGGCTAGCAAACACAATCAGGATAACATGACAGAGATGGCATTGGTCAACAAAGCTAACAGTCATTCTTCAACTAAGAATATGAGTGCTCCTGCGTACAACTCAGCCATCTCATAAATGACcaatattacatttaatcaATGATATCATAACAATTTATGTAATGTCTAATGTATGAGactctacttttttttaatttcttaatcttgctttcctttttaaattctagtttgttttaaaaaaggaatgattaaattaaataaatggatgaattttCCAGcttcacacccagtgttcctgtGACACTGCCTCCAGATCCACCTCAACCCAGACCAAGATAAAGCAGTTGCTGAAGGTGTATGAAAGAATGTAATAAATCtaaactacaaataaaaaactattaaatGCAGATTGATATTTCTTGTGCTGTGTGGAAAGAcctgagaaaaataaatgtattaaatattttttctgtcaACTGTCTCTAATAAATACCCAAGATCAGAGCTAATGGGctacattctaatttattactCATATAAGACATGACCTGTGAACTCATTTAACActaactgaataaaaatgacagagaTCATTTAACATCATTGTTTGTCTGACAGTCTGACAATGGGGAGTAAAACAGTGCATGTgcaaaggggtgtgtgtgtgtgtgtgtgtgtgtgtgtgtgtgttcattatttaaatgtacaataGAGAAATCAGATCAGCACACACTATCAGATCTTTTAGCAATAGCTGGAGGTTTAAAAGAAACTCCCTGAAAGACAAACAACCTGATTAATCAGCATATATCTGCTCCATCCTCTATTACTcatatgaaattaaaaaataatagctcaTTAGCTTGACGGTATGTATATACCGTTCAAATCTTTTGTTATACAGCTTTATTTCTTGAGTAAATAAAGACGCCGTATTTGAGTCATAAGAACTTGAAGGAGGGTGACTGGAGCCAGGCACCAGAATGAAGGTAAATAGTCTTTCACGATTATAGACTCAGATAAGCTTTATTCCTGAACAGTCACACAGGATGTGATAATATCCATGCTAAAGTTTTGCCATGCAATGTAAAGTAATGTTATGGGTGACATGAAACTAGTTTTCAAGCAAATGTGTTATGATATAGAAGAAAATGCCTTTATAAAATCAAGAGTGAAAATCTTTTTATCACTCCTTTGGAGGTTGGGATCAGAGTTCAGGGTCAGCCATACTACAGTGCCCTTGTAGCAGAGATGGTGAAGGGCCtggctcaagggcccaacagtggcagcttgacaggCTTGATCCCTGACCTCTCAACTGACCACCCAGAGTCTGGCCAACTCTGTCCAATgtcatgtatttaattaaataaaatgatcatgaTGGTCTGGAAGGGATGCTGTCATTTAAAGGTCTGGTGTAGGACttctatttctattattatagaaTGGCTGATAAATTGAAATGAGTAcaataaagatatatttttttaacgAAAACTGGATTGTAGTGGACTTGTTTAGGTCACTTTAAAAGTTTCCTCCCACGTCAAGCCAACGTCAAGATAAAGTTTTAAAGTGCCAAAGCCACACCTCTTATTATCTTAACACAGGACAAAACCTGCGGACTCACAAAGTGCTGCTAATCAGTGGAAGAGTGAGGAGATGTTTGGAAGGAACTTGAGCAGCTGGTGAGCAACAAGATCTAGACATCAGACTTAAATCTATGGAACATTATAGGTATGATACCTTGGCTATATTTATTGTTTGCATATTGTTtctttggaaaataaaattgaGATTTCATACATTCATGTAATCCACAGCTTTCTAGCCCTGGTCCTAGAGTTCACCATGGTGTTTCACATGGTAGTGTTTTTTCTGCTCTGACAAACTAATTCAGCTCAGCTTGGCCTGTTAACTGGCTGAATAGTTGAAAGTGTGTTTGTTAGAGGAGGGAAAATACTAAAATGTGCAGGACAGATATAACTCTGGCACCAGATTTAGGAACCTGTGAATAATAATACTGTTTTTTTCAaatagtatattttttttcttgattaactaaattgaaatgaaaagtgAAATGCAATAATAAGACATGTTTTTGTATTAGTTTATAAAGGTTTCCTGTGATTGTTGTCAATCACTTGCACCATCAGAAGAACACCACATCTACAGCTTCCTTGATTCCCTAAACAACAACTGAATATAGGACTGTAGACTCTCTAAACTTTTCTAACCCATAACCCAAGACAGATCTTGTGCTGACATGGATTGGAAGACTTTAGAATCCCTCCTCAGTGGCGTAAATAAATACTCCACAGCTTTTGGACGCATCTGGCTCACTCTGGTGTTCATGTTCCGCGTCATGGTGTTTGTGGTGGCTGCTGAGCGTGTGTGGGTCGATGACCAAAAAGAATTCGACTGTGACACCAAAAGACCTGGCTGCCCCAATGCCTGCTACAACTACTTCTTCCCCATTGTACACACAAGGCTCTGGGCCCTACAGCTCATCTTCATCACCTGTCCTTCCTTTTTGGTTGTAATGCATGTGTGGTACCGTGAAGATCGCGAGCGCAAATACCAGCTAACACATGGTGACGGGGCAAAGCTCTACGATAACCCTGGGCAGAAACATGGAGGTCTTTGGTGGACATATCTCATTAGCCTGTTTGTCAAGACAGGTGTAGAGGTGGGATTCCTTTACCTGCTGCATATTATCTACAACAATTTTAACATGCCTcgcagtgtggtgtgtgatgtcgAACCCTGCAGACAGGTGACATGCTACATAGCACGGCCCACTGAGAAAAGGATCTTTACATACTTCATGGTAGGGGCTTCAGCCATCTGCATAGTCCTGAACATAACAGAGATTTTCTACTTGATCGGCATGCGCATTTTGCATCTTAACCACAAAGGAAGCCACGTCACCAAAAGCGGTACGTGTGGAGAGTCGGAATGTGATGAGTGTAACATGCCTAAGAACACAATCGACTACAAGTTAGCATGTCCTGAGAAGGTAGAAAAGCAATCTTAAAATGACAGACTCAAGCCAAAGATTTTGTTTCAATACACAACATTGTCATTTGTTAAGATTTGTCtcacaatgtttaaaaaaagcaatattgAATTGTATTGAACAATATTTTTGGcccatatttaaaatgtatactcTATCATctataaatgatcatttttaatagaattaaaatgatatatttataatactatGTAAGTGACAACCTCTGGTGTAAAATGGTTTTGTAACAATATTcctaaaatcttttatttaggGTTTTAGGGTTTTAATGTCTACGGTCTTAAAGATTTTAATCGATTTTAAGAGCAGGTAAAAATGCACATGATCTATTTATAATTCTAAGAATATTTCCTCTAATCCTGGCATCAATATAACTTGCTTTTCATTGTagtaattattgtatatttaaagcTAATACATTAATGCTTGTAGAATACTTTGTTCTATAatcatgttttttcttcttaaattgATCTGTTGTAGTTATTGGCCTTCATCGCAACTGCTTTATAGGCTACCAGAAGTGATAGCAGACACTTTTTCTGTAAGctgcattaaataataaattctataaGTAAacaattgattattttcttgttgCTTTTTATGTATTACAGAGAAAAATATCATGTCTCTAGCATTAAGAAGgctgtatattatttttcatatgCATTTCTTTATGTATAGGACGTAAGCCGTCTTGTTCTTACACAGAATCATTAGAATGTGATGAACCTGTTGCTTACACTGAGTTTAAAAATAGTCATAACCATGTGGgataaaataatacaacaagTCTTGAACCGAAATGAActgcaagataaaaaaaaaaaaaagagtatacAAAGTGCATTCGTCTGTGAAGgcagaaaaatacatttgatacatacatataagtatatatgaatatatataaggcatacaatatatttgtttgtttgttttttaagtgGCCTAACATTTATGCTTCAAATAAGTGTCATTTTAATGGAGTGAAAAAAGCAATAATGGtggtaataaacattataaaaaaaaccttttttggaaaaaaattaatgactTAAACTAGATACCAATCACCTACACGAGACAACCGAacctgagtgaatcagtgattGAATCACTGATTCGAGTTATTTTAGTGCCAATGCCCAAAGATTCGAATCACAGAGAGTCATTTTCCATAACACTTTCCTgtctggcatttttttttttttttttttttaaaaaagggcaTCTTTCAGCGCATGCGCACTATTTCTACCAGCTGAGTTCATGCAATTCTGCGCTTTTCTAGCTGCTGAACCGATCAGGTGTGGAGCTTCATGTgcagatttgtgttcatttccgTCGTCGTGCTGGAAGTTCGTGTATGACTTTATTTATAGTCTTAAATGCCTTTGGAGGCGCAGGATAAAATGGATAATTCAGGTGAGCACCACATATATGCAGAATACAGGTGAGGTCTGTGTTATTTAACTCAATGAAGTACTGTAATCACTGTTAAAGGTTTGATCACTGATTTATTAAGGCTAAACCAAGTAATTTATTAGTCCACTCTTGGCCAGAAAGAGAAGGAGCTATTGcagattgtttgtttatttgtttgtttaatttattccagataaataaatgctgcAAGGCCTGCATCTGTGTTCTGATTCATTTGGTACACCTTGATCTGTGTGATGATTGTGTTGGACATTTTGCACCAAAACAAATCCTTATAGCCTCCTTTCCCTCTCCTAATGGTTTTAATAATtcatgtggggatgtggtagcctagtggataaggtattgggctaccaatcagaaggttgtgaatttgattcctacgtccaccaaagttgccactgatgggcccctgagcaaggcccttaaccctcaattgctcagttgtataaaaatgagagaaaatgtaaatcgctctgtataagagtgtctgctaaatgatgtactgtaagtaattgccagtaattttttttaccagtaGATTTTGTTTAATAATCACTGAAGCCTTTCTGCTTTCAGTAAAATGTGGACAATTTGAGtggagataaaaaaacaaacaaaaaaccacaCTGTTCCATTGAATGTGTAATGATTAATCCAAATGACATTTTTGATGAAGCAGTCTTTGCCCTGACCTCAGTGCAGGATCAATACTAAACTTAATAGGCTGTGACTTTAGACAGAAAATAATCTACACAGACTAAATTCTGTATTTCAAGGCTTTAGCTATTTACCTTATGATATGACTGATTTCACTATTTGTTGAGAACTTTCTCCTTACTGTGTTTTGAATGGCTGTCATCTGCGTAAATTCTTAACAAACCAGTTAAATTGTATTCATGTTGTAATAGGCTTTGCTAAATACAGTAAAGGGTAAGGCCATGTTGACATAgagttctgttctttttttaggGTTCTGAGttctgaattttgtttttttcattgcaaAAGTCACAACATTTTTGAAGCCATGTGCAATTATTACGTATGTATTCGGCGGTCCACGCAGTAAATCAGCTGTTTAGCTTGTTTCTAAACTTAGAGACTATATTAAGCATGTTGCCTTTAGCTGTGACATGCATTCCAAAGCAAGCAGGTAATTTTATGTTTTGAATTAAAGTAGAATTCAGGGTGTCTTGTCTATGAGGTTAATTTTCTAGACTTGGGCTTACTCTCCAAAAAGAGAGTGTAGTGCTTTTAAAATTACTATTAGTACTGCTGGCTAATAACAAATAGTATTTAAGAgacagtattttaaaaaaatgccatgTCTGTAGCATATGTGTGGTTACTacagtctctttctttttagAGATAAAAGAACTTAAAACTCTAGGAATGTATGTACAGTAACTGCGATTTCGCTGTTAACCCCGGGTATGAAAATGACCTGCATACCTTCTGTGTCTGCACACATACCTTAAAACGCTGCCAGAAAGTGCCGTTAGTCATAGCATTTACAATAAATACTGCTGTCATGATAGCTGTCTCCTCTTTAACCTTCTCTCTTCTTCCAGATGACAAGTAACCCTAGCTGTTTTAAGAACCGCACATACATGGCTGACTAGCTACATGTGGAATTAACACgattaaatgtaattttgatTTTCTTTGGAATTTAACATGGTACCTGGGCCAAAAAACATACTTTATACAACCGTACAGTGCATGATGATCTCCAGATAGAAGTAGCACATATTTTCTGGTTCTTGCTAAACCTTTCACATGCTTCATGTCTGTTATTGTGTGATTGGTGTCTGTGTGAAGAAACTCTTTTCTGAGTTCATATTAGTTATGGTCTTATGTTGCAGATTCTGAAAGTACAGTTATGTTCATCAAACACTTCAGTATGATTTAaagtattaatttattcatgcaGTACATATATTTCTAACAAACTTCAGAAGTGTAGAGcaccatacagtatgtcactTTTACAACACTACATGGGTGCAAGTCAGAttcaagcatttatttaaaaatcaggTATTTATTTAAGCTCTACACCGTCACTTACGTTCTGATCAAAATTTCAGTTTGATCAATCAAGCTGTTATCATGAAGGCTTGTCAATCCGGCTACTTCCACATTATTTGGCTTTATGTAAACGTACTGATTGGGATCACTTGCTGCCATGTTTGAGAAGTTGTACTTATCCCAGTAAGCCTGCTGCTAGGTTAGGTTCCACGGATGCATTTTGGCTGTATGATCACAATCCTATTGCCACCACTGACAATGCCAGTTGcttaaaatttgaaaaaaactAATGGCCAAAGAAATGTCAAAGCATAGACTTGTCCTTAGAGGGTAAACCTTAAAAGGGGGTCTGTGTTCTGGGGTGTTGTAATGTATCATTGTACAATTGTAATGTATCATAAGAGCCAGTCCTGTGGTTGCACAGCATGATCTGCATCTTATGACATTAGCATGCATGAAGTTCACCACTCAAATCTAGAAATGGATAGACTCCACTATTGTTCACTATTGGGTTAGAGTGACAACTTGGTGAGGACATGTAATTAACACTAGCATAAATGTTACAGGGGAGTCATGATCTTTATCAGTACAGAAGAATCTCTCAAAAGTTACAGCATCTTTGCACTCTCCCAATTAAGACTGAGGATTCTGACAGGTCACTAGAGCGAGGGCTCCTTTGGAGGGCATTAGTCAAGTTTTGATGTCTCAGGTTATTGGTTCCCGCTGAGCCATGTCTGCTACcaaattattactttattagaaAGTGACTCATTGCTTTTTGGTTTTCCTTTGATGTTTCAGTCATCAAAGTAAATGGGCTTTTGTGATTAGTGAGTGGTTTCTAGGTTACTGACTTTGTATGAGACTTGATTTGAAGCAGtcagtacagtatatgtctgATCTTTAAGATATTCAACACAGACAGGCTCCAGCTCTGTGATCACTGCCAATTTCACTGCTATGAAAGCCAGACACTGTATGCACATGCATGATTTCTGCTCTAGTGTCTGATGAAACTACATATGAACAGCTTTAGTAAGACCTTCACTGAAGGATGTCACTTTCAAAGCTCTAAGTATAACAATATTAGTTTTTAATTTAGGTGTGTTCAACTGCAGATttctttatataatgttttttgatCTAATGTTTATATATGACTTAATGGAGTTTTAATGAAACTGTCAAAACCTCTTTCAGTTATAGCAGTTAAGAGGTATGTATGTGTTTCTATCTCAGGAGTGTCCTGTGCCACTCTGCATAGGCTCAAGGCTCTAATGAAGATGGGGCTGTGTATGGTGTTGGTGGGCCATTTGAATTTCCTGTTGGCGGCCCTTGTCCATGGCACAGTTTTGAGGCATATCGGCCAAAACACCCAGACGCTGGAGTATGCTATCTCCAACATTTTGGCTCTAACAGCCGGCCTCGTGGTGAGACATGCCAGAGCAAACAAACACTTCCATCTCAACCCAGTGAGCACAAATATCCAGTGTCAATAGACGTCCTTATTAGGGGCAGTGTGGTCTGAATGGAATCCGGA contains the following coding sequences:
- the LOC132837581 gene encoding gap junction beta-4 protein-like — protein: MNWAFLQGLVSGVNKYSTAFGRIWLSLVFIFRLLVLLVAAEKVWGDEQREFDCNTREPGCHNVCYDHFFPISPSRLWALQLIFVTCPSLLVVLHVAYRDDRERKHELKYGEGCSHLYKDTSKKQGGLWWTYLFSLIVKMAVDAVFIFLVFYIYEATFFPLLVRCQEAPCPQVTDCYISRSTEKRIFTIFLVVVSLVCILLTFCEILYLIFKRCHECVISQKLNKRERHNASLFSQASKHNQDNMTEMALVNKANSHSSTKNMSAPAYNSAIS
- the LOC132864191 gene encoding gap junction beta-3 protein-like, which translates into the protein MDWKTLESLLSGVNKYSTAFGRIWLTLVFMFRVMVFVVAAERVWVDDQKEFDCDTKRPGCPNACYNYFFPIVHTRLWALQLIFITCPSFLVVMHVWYREDRERKYQLTHGDGAKLYDNPGQKHGGLWWTYLISLFVKTGVEVGFLYLLHIIYNNFNMPRSVVCDVEPCRQVTCYIARPTEKRIFTYFMVGASAICIVLNITEIFYLIGMRILHLNHKGSHVTKSGTCGESECDECNMPKNTIDYKLACPEKVEKQS